The proteins below come from a single Arthrobacter crystallopoietes genomic window:
- a CDS encoding PLD nuclease N-terminal domain-containing protein produces the protein MARVYIMLVVLAVAIIVYALIECIRSRPQEVRSISKPGWILTIILVPLIGALLWFAFGRPRASKQAQQAAPRRPMAPDEDVAFLRNLDVQRRQRQREEALKKREEELKKQAKDKGRSGTNHSGTNQVSEEDPENPNTPR, from the coding sequence ATGGCCCGTGTCTACATAATGCTCGTTGTACTCGCAGTCGCAATCATTGTTTATGCGCTGATCGAGTGCATCCGCTCGCGGCCGCAAGAAGTCCGCAGCATCTCCAAACCGGGCTGGATCCTCACCATCATCCTGGTCCCGCTCATCGGCGCCCTGCTCTGGTTTGCCTTCGGGCGGCCGCGCGCTTCCAAACAGGCGCAGCAGGCCGCGCCGCGCCGGCCCATGGCACCCGATGAGGACGTCGCTTTCCTGCGCAATCTGGACGTGCAGCGCCGGCAACGCCAGCGCGAGGAAGCGCTGAAGAAGCGCGAAGAGGAACTCAAGAAGCAGGCCAAGGACAAGGGCCGCAGCGGTACCAACCACAGCGGAACGAACCAGGTCAGCGAAGAGGATCCGGAAAATCCGAACACCCCGCGCTGA
- a CDS encoding DUF2809 domain-containing protein: MGSGTWTNHTGDALYAVLIYLLVAAVASRIPSWQAAAAALAVCTAVELLQLSPLPAALGEIFPPARLVFGTTFGMLDLVSYGTGVLAAGLLDGVLCRRLDVRRPGSRSLSGAVPAEASGQDVP, from the coding sequence ATGGGCAGTGGCACCTGGACCAACCACACCGGCGACGCACTCTACGCGGTGCTGATCTACCTCCTGGTCGCCGCCGTGGCTTCGCGGATCCCGAGTTGGCAGGCCGCCGCGGCCGCATTGGCGGTGTGCACCGCCGTCGAACTCCTCCAGCTTTCGCCCCTGCCCGCCGCACTCGGCGAAATCTTCCCGCCCGCGCGCCTGGTTTTCGGCACTACGTTCGGCATGCTCGACTTGGTTTCCTATGGAACGGGTGTACTGGCAGCTGGTCTGCTGGACGGTGTCCTGTGCCGTCGCCTCGACGTCCGGCGTCCTGGCAGCCGGAGTCTTAGTGGCGCGGTCCCCGCGGAAGCCTCAGGTCAGGATGTGCCGTAG